In Treponema denticola, one genomic interval encodes:
- a CDS encoding permease prefix domain 1-containing protein, whose translation MNEKIKNYVGLLFEGVPQSRKAIELRNEILANLNDRFEALLAEGKSEHEAYGFAIAGLGDVDELIKTVLPNKEITEKIDKERKRKGFLTSIAVALYILSPAVLIFLSTFHYDNIGVVLLLSMAAVATSILIYANMSTPSEVQSYFKKEEKVFSYDNYGTNKNYFLTSLEKFYWTLVPLVYLAVSFYTHAWHISWLIFIAAVAVWQGVKLLIIWSNYKDEESK comes from the coding sequence ATGAACGAAAAAATTAAAAACTATGTAGGGCTTCTTTTTGAAGGAGTCCCTCAAAGCCGCAAAGCTATTGAGCTGCGGAATGAAATTTTGGCAAACTTAAATGATAGGTTTGAAGCATTGCTCGCAGAAGGCAAATCCGAACATGAGGCTTACGGGTTTGCTATTGCAGGACTTGGAGATGTCGATGAACTTATTAAAACGGTTTTACCGAATAAAGAGATTACCGAAAAAATCGATAAAGAACGCAAACGGAAGGGCTTTCTTACCTCAATTGCCGTAGCACTGTATATTCTTTCGCCTGCCGTGCTTATTTTTCTGTCAACATTTCATTATGACAATATTGGTGTTGTGCTGCTGCTTTCTATGGCGGCTGTTGCAACCTCCATTTTAATTTACGCAAATATGAGTACTCCAAGTGAAGTTCAATCTTATTTCAAAAAAGAAGAAAAAGTATTTTCGTATGATAATTACGGGACTAATAAAAACTATTTTTTAACATCGCTTGAAAAATTTTATTGGACATTAGTTCCGCTCGTTTATTTGGCGGTAAGTTTTTACACACACGCATGGCATATTTCATGGCTTATTTTTATTGCCGCCGTAGCTGTTTGGCAAGGCGTAAAATTGCTTATTATTTGGTCTAATTATAAAGATGAGGAAAGCAAATGA
- a CDS encoding PadR family transcriptional regulator, which yields MLNKQEILRGLTDTLILGRLYSKDSYGYEINKQIHQKSSSLFQLTEATLYTAFRRLEAAGLLTSYWGDGDTGARRRYYSITKTGKKLYRENVNDWEEFSAAISGLLEL from the coding sequence ATGTTAAACAAGCAGGAGATATTACGCGGACTTACCGATACGCTTATTTTAGGCCGGCTGTATTCTAAGGACAGTTACGGTTATGAAATAAATAAACAAATTCATCAAAAGAGTTCATCCTTATTTCAACTTACCGAAGCAACATTGTACACTGCCTTTAGACGGTTGGAAGCGGCAGGACTTTTAACTTCCTATTGGGGTGATGGCGATACGGGTGCCCGAAGGCGGTATTATTCAATCACAAAAACGGGGAAAAAGTTGTACCGTGAAAATGTAAACGATTGGGAAGAATTTTCCGCTGCTATTTCCGGTTTACTTGAATTATAG
- a CDS encoding magnesium transporter CorA family protein — MFVKLDAELTPIDPRTEKITGPVAGYIKFKELIELQGLLGLDPLFIEQCSDFSQQNTLGVWEDYSFGVINIVEMENIFKDRDTIGLYISKNLFLAIEIIDKDYSAQKAFEAALQQTIVRERNIPRILNRFFKELIKSHAGVYYRFRKKISELEMRVWEKIEEDSNFESELSNINNELLTLFSYYDQLEDFCQELAENENEIFTEEELTIINLLSKRVERYGANIRILREYSNQLRESYQAQLDLHLNKIMKIFTVVTTIFLPLTLVAGWYGMNFTHMPELSWKYGYITVIILSIAIVVLGLCWFKRKKLI; from the coding sequence ATGTTTGTAAAATTAGATGCAGAATTGACGCCGATTGATCCTCGGACCGAAAAAATAACGGGACCTGTTGCGGGCTATATAAAATTTAAAGAACTCATCGAGCTTCAAGGGCTTTTAGGCCTTGATCCTCTTTTTATCGAGCAATGCAGCGATTTTTCCCAACAAAATACCCTGGGTGTTTGGGAAGACTACAGTTTCGGCGTTATAAATATAGTCGAAATGGAAAACATTTTTAAAGACCGCGATACGATAGGGCTTTATATATCAAAAAATCTTTTTTTGGCCATAGAAATTATCGACAAGGATTACTCCGCTCAAAAAGCTTTTGAAGCTGCCTTACAGCAAACTATAGTTCGTGAAAGAAACATTCCGCGTATTCTTAACCGTTTTTTTAAAGAGCTTATCAAGTCCCATGCCGGCGTCTATTACCGTTTTAGAAAAAAAATATCGGAACTGGAAATGAGGGTTTGGGAAAAAATAGAAGAAGACAGTAACTTTGAATCGGAGCTTTCAAATATCAACAATGAGCTTTTAACCCTCTTTAGCTATTATGATCAGTTGGAAGATTTTTGCCAGGAGCTGGCCGAAAACGAAAACGAAATTTTTACCGAAGAAGAATTGACAATCATAAACCTGCTTTCCAAAAGGGTAGAGCGTTATGGAGCAAATATCCGTATTTTACGGGAGTATTCAAATCAGCTACGGGAATCCTATCAAGCTCAGCTGGACCTGCACCTAAATAAGATTATGAAAATCTTTACGGTAGTAACTACAATCTTTCTTCCTCTGACTCTTGTAGCGGGCTGGTACGGTATGAACTTTACCCACATGCCCGAACTTTCATGGAAGTACGGCTATATTACGGTTATAATACTGAGTATTGCCATCGTTGTTTTAGGACTTTGCTGGTTTAAAAGGAAAAAACTGATATAA
- a CDS encoding CCA tRNA nucleotidyltransferase, whose protein sequence is MRYPVSKKMSEIASVFFNAGFSAYLVGGAVRDWFLGKPCKDYDIATDAEPKEVQALFRKTIPTGIAHGTVTILYKGEKIECTTFRCEADYSDGRRPQSINYVRSIEEDLSRRDFTMNAIAVSLKDGSIIDPFEGVKSIKSKTIKTVGSPLDRFGEDSLRPIRAIRFASQLGFKIEEETLKAIPLSIEVCKKVSIERFRDEFVKMLLSEHPIISLRILEDTGLLKVFLPELSDCRGVEQKGMHSFDVLDHSFLSCDAAPQDNLIVRLAALFHDIGKVSTREKNEYGDYTFYKHEAVSEKLTKKIMQRLKFPNKEIEEVSHLVGLHMFHYTEDWSDAAIRRFIVRAGVENIPNLFDLRRADGFGMTGQAPNLSNLAAFKKRLEKVIAEDSALSLKDLAVGGRELMEIGIPAGPKLGIILQKLFEAVLEDPSQNTKAQLLKIAAAINSNLS, encoded by the coding sequence ATGCGCTATCCTGTTTCAAAAAAAATGAGTGAAATTGCTTCCGTTTTTTTCAATGCCGGTTTTTCGGCCTACCTTGTGGGCGGAGCTGTGCGGGACTGGTTTTTAGGAAAGCCGTGCAAGGATTACGATATAGCTACGGATGCCGAACCCAAGGAAGTTCAAGCCCTTTTCCGTAAGACGATTCCCACGGGGATAGCCCACGGTACGGTTACTATTCTTTACAAGGGCGAAAAAATAGAATGTACCACCTTTCGCTGTGAGGCCGATTATTCCGACGGAAGGAGGCCTCAGAGCATTAACTATGTCCGTTCAATAGAAGAAGATTTGAGCCGCAGAGACTTCACTATGAATGCAATAGCAGTTTCTTTGAAGGACGGCTCCATTATTGACCCATTTGAGGGCGTAAAATCAATAAAATCAAAAACCATTAAAACCGTCGGCTCTCCCCTTGACCGCTTTGGGGAAGACAGCTTGAGGCCTATCAGAGCAATCCGCTTTGCTTCACAGCTGGGCTTTAAGATAGAAGAAGAAACCTTAAAAGCGATTCCTTTAAGTATTGAAGTTTGCAAAAAAGTTTCGATAGAAAGGTTTCGGGACGAATTCGTTAAAATGCTTTTAAGTGAGCATCCTATAATTTCTTTAAGGATCTTGGAGGATACGGGGCTTTTAAAAGTCTTTTTGCCCGAGCTTTCGGATTGCCGCGGGGTTGAGCAAAAAGGAATGCACTCCTTCGATGTGCTTGACCACAGCTTTTTAAGCTGCGATGCCGCTCCTCAAGATAATTTGATTGTGCGATTGGCTGCTCTTTTCCACGATATAGGAAAGGTAAGTACCAGAGAAAAAAATGAATACGGCGATTATACATTTTATAAGCATGAGGCAGTTTCGGAAAAACTTACCAAAAAGATAATGCAGCGTTTAAAATTCCCGAACAAGGAAATTGAAGAGGTTTCTCATCTGGTGGGGCTTCACATGTTTCATTATACGGAGGATTGGAGCGATGCTGCCATCCGCCGCTTTATAGTCAGAGCCGGAGTAGAAAATATTCCGAATCTCTTCGATTTAAGAAGGGCCGACGGTTTCGGCATGACGGGACAGGCTCCCAATTTAAGCAATTTGGCGGCCTTTAAAAAAAGGCTTGAAAAAGTCATAGCCGAAGATTCTGCCCTGAGTTTAAAAGATCTGGCCGTCGGCGGCAGAGAGCTGATGGAAATCGGAATTCCTGCAGGCCCTAAGCTCGGCATAATCTTACAAAAGCTATTTGAAGCCGTTCTTGAAGACCCTTCACAAAATACCAAAGCCCAACTTTTAAAAATTGCGGCTGCAATAAATTCCAATTTAAGTTAA
- a CDS encoding Rrf2 family transcriptional regulator, translating into MQIGTKFSVSIHILLCVEFFKDKCKVTSDFLAESVKTNPVVIRKLMSALKNAGLIEITQGTGGIALKKKAAQISFLDIFNAVESIKDGKLFKIHDTPPNECPVAQKINLLLDGYFLDAQTTLEKKLNSFTLQSILNKIKDIQIS; encoded by the coding sequence ATGCAAATAGGAACAAAATTCTCGGTTTCAATTCATATCCTACTCTGCGTTGAATTCTTTAAAGATAAGTGCAAGGTAACGAGCGATTTTCTTGCTGAAAGTGTAAAGACAAATCCTGTAGTTATACGCAAACTTATGAGTGCATTAAAAAATGCAGGCCTTATAGAAATTACTCAGGGAACAGGCGGTATTGCACTAAAAAAAAAGGCAGCTCAAATCAGCTTCCTCGATATCTTTAATGCAGTAGAATCAATAAAAGACGGAAAACTATTTAAAATACATGACACACCGCCGAATGAATGTCCTGTTGCACAAAAAATAAATCTCTTGCTTGACGGCTATTTTTTGGATGCTCAAACCACCCTCGAAAAAAAATTAAATTCATTTACACTGCAAAGTATTTTAAACAAGATTAAAGACATTCAAATATCTTAA
- a CDS encoding GNAT family N-acetyltransferase, protein MPDWTKYRIPKKLLDNKNKNIKIEEFNEFEHKDIIPQIYADAFCDKAWESDWYKIDLFNPASCFIAKYNEEYAGFIISFIKENSAYISVIAVLKKYQKCGIGISLINRVINYFKNQDLEIYLDVESKNKTAINWYNKRGFIQIIESTTLCTNKRHGEKNENKRY, encoded by the coding sequence ATGCCGGACTGGACTAAATATCGAATACCTAAAAAACTTTTGGATAATAAAAATAAAAACATTAAAATCGAAGAATTTAATGAGTTTGAGCACAAAGATATTATTCCTCAAATCTATGCCGATGCCTTTTGCGATAAGGCATGGGAAAGTGATTGGTATAAAATAGATCTTTTTAATCCCGCCTCTTGTTTTATTGCAAAATATAATGAAGAGTATGCAGGTTTTATTATTTCTTTTATAAAAGAAAATTCGGCTTACATCAGTGTTATTGCGGTTCTAAAAAAATATCAAAAATGCGGAATCGGAATATCTCTTATAAATAGAGTTATAAACTATTTTAAAAATCAAGATTTGGAAATTTATCTTGATGTCGAATCAAAAAATAAAACGGCAATAAATTGGTACAACAAACGCGGATTTATTCAAATTATCGAATCAACAACCCTCTGCACGAATAAAAGACATGGAGAAAAAAATGAAAACAAAAGATATTGA
- a CDS encoding type II toxin-antitoxin system VapC family toxin: protein MKVLLDTHILIWLHRNDEKLSQKARKIILNPQNEIFYSAINIWEAQLKYLKHPDSFQFSGEHLDKLSLKANLSCLYIKPSHVIALGTLTYSKNAPKLHNDPFDRMLICQAEVENMFLMTHDSLIPYYNEDFIIPV, encoded by the coding sequence ATGAAAGTCTTATTGGATACACATATTTTAATATGGCTGCATCGGAATGATGAAAAACTTTCTCAAAAAGCTAGAAAAATTATACTCAATCCTCAAAATGAGATTTTTTACAGCGCAATAAATATTTGGGAAGCTCAACTTAAATATTTAAAACACCCTGACTCTTTTCAGTTTTCGGGGGAACATTTGGATAAGCTAAGCCTTAAAGCGAATTTATCTTGCCTGTATATAAAACCAAGTCATGTGATTGCACTTGGAACACTTACTTATTCTAAAAATGCACCAAAATTGCACAATGATCCTTTTGATCGCATGTTAATTTGCCAAGCAGAAGTAGAAAATATGTTTCTCATGACTCATGATTCATTGATCCCATATTATAATGAAGATTTTATCATACCCGTGTAA
- a CDS encoding DUF4097 family beta strand repeat-containing protein, which produces MKKNIILALAWFCLAFAVIAFFTNELRRFNRSGYKDFMRFGIINGKFNPHTSVLKEMQFDINEIRSIKASLISEDIKFIPSNDDKIIVKIIGIEENKKPPEIKKENEDILITASKNEKKRFFFGWNYSNRIEISIPSAELYVAKNTGNGMAENTISAFIESSSSDIRIYDITLKNLHFKSVSGDVIFRNSKIENQFEFNTSSGDIKGEASICGFTGTSVSGDFKLRFLSAPKNDSTFNSTSGDFSIYLPKDITGFSCDFNSSSGDYKNYFTGSSAEKKIYDVYKTDSPRFFIKTVSGDCRIRS; this is translated from the coding sequence ATGAAAAAAAATATTATTTTGGCACTTGCATGGTTTTGTTTGGCTTTTGCAGTTATTGCTTTTTTTACAAATGAATTACGCAGATTTAACCGGTCGGGATATAAAGATTTTATGAGGTTCGGCATTATAAACGGAAAATTTAATCCACATACTTCCGTGTTAAAAGAAATGCAATTTGATATAAACGAAATACGTTCTATAAAAGCATCGCTTATAAGTGAAGACATAAAATTTATTCCGAGTAACGATGATAAAATTATAGTAAAAATTATCGGCATCGAAGAAAATAAAAAACCTCCCGAAATAAAAAAAGAAAATGAAGACATCCTTATTACGGCTTCTAAAAATGAAAAAAAAAGATTTTTTTTCGGTTGGAATTATTCGAATAGAATCGAAATCTCCATACCGAGTGCCGAGTTATATGTTGCAAAGAATACCGGAAACGGTATGGCTGAAAATACAATAAGTGCATTTATCGAAAGCTCTTCTTCGGATATTAGGATTTATGACATTACACTAAAGAATTTACATTTTAAAAGTGTCAGTGGTGATGTGATTTTTAGAAATTCCAAGATTGAAAATCAATTTGAATTTAATACAAGTTCAGGCGACATAAAAGGTGAAGCATCTATTTGCGGGTTTACCGGAACTTCCGTATCGGGAGATTTTAAATTAAGGTTTTTATCCGCACCTAAAAACGATTCTACATTTAACAGTACTTCAGGAGACTTTTCAATATATTTACCTAAAGATATAACCGGCTTTTCATGCGATTTTAATTCATCTTCGGGTGATTATAAAAATTATTTTACCGGCTCTTCCGCCGAAAAGAAAATATACGATGTCTATAAAACGGACAGCCCGCGATTTTTTATAAAAACCGTTTCAGGAGATTGCAGAATTAGAAGTTAA
- a CDS encoding GNAT family N-acetyltransferase yields the protein MKTKDIETERLILRSMTLDDADFAAKLWGDPENGKYLADQPYKNGDELRKVIYDIDEWVDEYPFIAVCKNTGEPVATCCLGTEGPKDHWGFGYTVKKDLWGQGLATEMVKALINFAYSLGVRNFYCTVAKENKASCRVMEKCGLKIQDTKAFKKRNTDMEFESNIYTMAME from the coding sequence ATGAAAACAAAAGATATTGAAACGGAAAGGCTAATTTTACGCAGTATGACACTTGACGATGCGGATTTTGCAGCAAAGCTTTGGGGCGATCCGGAAAACGGAAAATATCTTGCAGATCAACCTTATAAAAACGGCGATGAACTTAGAAAGGTAATTTATGATATTGACGAATGGGTAGACGAATATCCTTTTATTGCTGTTTGTAAAAACACGGGAGAACCTGTTGCAACCTGCTGCTTAGGGACGGAAGGACCAAAAGATCATTGGGGCTTCGGCTATACAGTAAAAAAAGACTTGTGGGGACAAGGGCTTGCGACCGAGATGGTAAAAGCTTTGATAAATTTTGCATACTCATTAGGAGTGCGTAATTTTTATTGCACAGTTGCAAAAGAAAATAAAGCCTCGTGCCGAGTAATGGAAAAATGCGGATTAAAAATACAAGATACAAAAGCATTTAAAAAACGCAATACGGACATGGAATTTGAATCCAATATTTATACAATGGCCATGGAGTAA
- a CDS encoding acylphosphatase → MDKETLRALHIIVKGRVQGVGFRYWTRSLAKSLNVKGRVRNLADYSVEIIAEADTDTLGEFVYALKHEHPYARVESLNSEEIRLRGYTDFRIEV, encoded by the coding sequence ATGGATAAGGAGACTTTGAGAGCCCTTCATATTATAGTCAAAGGAAGGGTTCAAGGAGTGGGCTTTCGGTATTGGACCCGTTCTCTTGCAAAGAGCCTCAATGTAAAAGGGCGAGTCCGCAACCTTGCCGATTACTCCGTCGAAATTATTGCCGAAGCCGATACCGATACTTTGGGAGAATTCGTTTATGCTCTCAAGCACGAGCATCCTTATGCCCGTGTTGAAAGCCTTAATTCCGAAGAGATAAGGCTTAGAGGTTATACAGACTTTCGGATTGAGGTATAA
- a CDS encoding mechanosensitive ion channel family protein: MSINLEQIQTFFKETFTITALMSILSFLGVILIIYIFFKIIIKSVRKFTENKVSPAVQNLITKILQYTCLAVILLTIFKKIGINISTFIGAAGIAGVAIGFAAQTSISNIISGFFVLAEKAFKVGDRIQLGDIAGNVESIDFMAIRVKTIEGNIVRIPNEAVIKGNLINYSSLPIRRIETKVSIAYGSDMEKVESVFMQIPERVPQILKDPKPFIIWSAYADSGIEIAFYAWGLNEDFLIIKNSVFKLIAELFEEAEINIPFPQMDVYIKSGKSNQTASEIK, translated from the coding sequence ATGAGTATAAATCTTGAACAAATACAAACCTTTTTTAAGGAAACTTTTACCATTACCGCCCTCATGTCGATCTTATCCTTTTTAGGAGTAATTTTAATTATATATATTTTTTTTAAAATTATAATTAAATCTGTCAGAAAATTTACGGAAAACAAGGTAAGTCCTGCGGTTCAAAACCTTATAACAAAGATTCTCCAATACACCTGTCTCGCAGTTATTCTTCTTACCATCTTCAAGAAAATAGGCATAAACATAAGTACATTTATCGGAGCAGCCGGTATTGCCGGTGTCGCAATAGGCTTTGCAGCTCAAACTTCGATATCAAACATAATTTCAGGTTTCTTTGTCCTTGCTGAAAAAGCCTTTAAGGTCGGCGACAGGATTCAGCTTGGAGACATAGCAGGCAATGTGGAATCAATCGATTTTATGGCCATTCGTGTAAAAACTATTGAAGGAAACATAGTCCGGATTCCGAACGAAGCAGTCATAAAGGGTAACCTGATCAACTATTCAAGCCTGCCTATAAGAAGAATTGAAACAAAGGTAAGTATAGCATACGGCAGCGATATGGAAAAAGTCGAATCGGTATTTATGCAAATTCCCGAAAGAGTTCCTCAAATTCTAAAAGATCCGAAACCCTTCATTATATGGTCTGCCTATGCGGATTCCGGTATCGAAATAGCTTTCTATGCTTGGGGATTAAATGAAGACTTTCTTATAATAAAAAACTCGGTATTTAAACTTATAGCAGAGCTATTTGAAGAAGCCGAAATAAATATTCCGTTTCCACAGATGGATGTTTATATCAAATCAGGAAAATCGAATCAAACTGCATCAGAAATAAAATAG
- a CDS encoding DUF2281 domain-containing protein produces MSYSTLEKELKTLPEEYLESVAEYIELLKYKISFLNQNHLSKKTPIIGLAEGKFPIPDDINAYDDEIIDMFGESI; encoded by the coding sequence ATGAGTTATAGCACATTAGAAAAAGAATTGAAAACGCTGCCGGAAGAATATCTTGAATCTGTGGCGGAATATATTGAACTATTAAAGTATAAGATTTCCTTTTTAAATCAAAATCACCTTTCAAAAAAAACTCCTATTATAGGACTTGCAGAGGGAAAATTTCCAATACCTGATGACATAAACGCATATGATGACGAAATAATTGATATGTTCGGAGAATCCATATGA
- a CDS encoding NAD-dependent epimerase/dehydratase family protein, which translates to MKKTILITGASGSMGSEVLKQIAETGKHDITVILREKKANIRLAKSLQKKYPNILKIIFGDLSIFADCERAVENADYIIHCAAIIPPVIDHNPDAGYKSNFLGTLNLINAVKKRPQKDRIKFIHIGTVAQYGNRTFKHPWIRTGDPLIGSAFDFYGATKIMAEREVIESSLKYWASLRQSGVLYDDIMLKNMDDGLMFHTGWNTPIEWATARTSGLMLKNLIEKDTGGTLPEDFWKKVYNIGNGKEARVTGYETLDRGFKLMGRSAKEIFKPHWNAARNFHCGWFYDSRILNDYLDFQYEGFEDFFKKLDKKFWYFKLGKPFPRLIRKFAIEPLLKTSNAPLYWVKHNFEGRIRAFFGSKEDFEKIPQKWKEYNLLSENKNPKTGEMLNYSELKDEKKAASFLLNHGYDESKKENELDISDVREAARFRGGECLSTEMKKGDLYTPLEWSCSYGHKFKASPFLVLKTGHWCPECACPPWNFDEQAKKVPFYAQIWYDDHSPDENNFYDKDCFRDILTSNSAIS; encoded by the coding sequence ATGAAAAAGACTATTTTAATTACCGGTGCTTCAGGCTCCATGGGCTCTGAAGTTTTAAAACAAATTGCCGAAACCGGAAAACACGATATTACCGTAATCTTACGGGAAAAAAAAGCCAATATACGTTTAGCAAAATCTTTGCAAAAAAAATATCCGAATATTTTAAAAATTATCTTCGGAGACTTATCAATCTTTGCCGACTGCGAAAGAGCCGTCGAAAATGCCGATTATATAATCCATTGTGCAGCGATAATTCCTCCCGTAATCGACCACAATCCCGATGCAGGCTATAAATCAAACTTTTTGGGCACCTTAAATTTAATAAATGCCGTAAAAAAACGGCCCCAAAAAGACAGAATAAAATTTATTCATATAGGAACGGTCGCCCAATATGGGAACAGAACCTTTAAACACCCATGGATAAGAACCGGAGACCCTTTAATAGGTTCAGCCTTTGACTTTTACGGTGCTACGAAGATTATGGCCGAGAGGGAAGTAATAGAATCGAGCTTAAAATATTGGGCTTCTTTAAGGCAGTCGGGAGTTTTATACGATGATATTATGCTTAAAAACATGGATGACGGCCTTATGTTCCACACAGGCTGGAATACTCCAATCGAATGGGCAACAGCCCGCACCTCAGGTCTCATGCTTAAAAACCTCATCGAAAAAGATACAGGCGGCACCTTACCCGAAGATTTTTGGAAGAAGGTCTACAATATAGGAAACGGAAAAGAAGCACGGGTTACCGGTTATGAAACCCTCGACCGAGGCTTTAAGCTCATGGGCAGATCGGCAAAGGAGATTTTTAAGCCCCATTGGAATGCGGCCCGCAATTTTCACTGCGGCTGGTTCTATGATTCACGTATTTTAAATGATTATCTTGACTTTCAATATGAAGGCTTTGAGGACTTTTTTAAAAAACTCGATAAAAAGTTTTGGTATTTTAAGCTGGGAAAACCATTTCCGCGTCTTATTAGAAAATTTGCCATAGAACCTCTTTTAAAAACAAGCAATGCTCCTCTCTATTGGGTTAAGCACAATTTTGAAGGCAGAATAAGGGCTTTTTTCGGCTCGAAAGAAGATTTTGAAAAAATCCCTCAAAAGTGGAAAGAATACAACCTTTTATCGGAAAACAAAAATCCGAAAACGGGAGAAATGCTGAACTATTCCGAATTAAAAGATGAAAAAAAAGCCGCTTCTTTTTTGCTGAATCACGGCTATGACGAATCCAAAAAAGAAAACGAACTCGATATAAGCGATGTACGTGAGGCTGCCCGTTTTAGGGGCGGCGAATGCTTAAGCACCGAAATGAAAAAGGGAGACCTCTACACTCCGCTTGAATGGAGCTGTTCTTACGGCCACAAATTTAAAGCGAGCCCCTTCCTCGTTCTAAAAACAGGGCACTGGTGTCCCGAATGTGCATGTCCCCCATGGAATTTTGATGAACAGGCAAAGAAGGTTCCTTTTTATGCACAAATTTGGTATGACGATCACAGCCCCGATGAAAACAATTTTTATGATAAGGACTGCTTTAGGGATATTTTAACTTCTAATTCTGCAATCTCCTGA
- a CDS encoding SDR family oxidoreductase, whose product MKKIAIIGANGKQGHCLTNEAVMRGFDVTAIIRQPCAKNEKVKVLQKDLFDLKPEDLAGFDAVIDAFGAWTPETFDRHITSLRHLCDCLKNTKIRLLIVGGAGCLYTDKEHKTILLNAPNFPEEFRPLAQAETNAFLELKERKDVLWTYLSPPLDFKPEGKRTGKYKLAGKDLPFNSNGESTISYADYAIAMIDEVENGKFIQDNFSVVSL is encoded by the coding sequence ATGAAAAAGATTGCAATTATTGGAGCAAATGGAAAACAAGGTCATTGTCTTACAAATGAAGCTGTAATGCGGGGCTTCGATGTAACAGCCATCATCCGTCAGCCTTGTGCTAAAAATGAAAAGGTAAAGGTTCTACAAAAAGATTTATTTGATCTAAAACCTGAAGATTTGGCAGGTTTTGATGCGGTTATCGATGCCTTTGGAGCATGGACACCTGAAACCTTTGACCGGCACATCACTTCGTTAAGGCATTTATGTGATTGCCTAAAAAATACTAAAATCCGGCTTTTAATAGTCGGAGGAGCGGGTTGCCTTTATACAGATAAGGAGCATAAAACAATCTTACTTAATGCTCCTAATTTCCCTGAAGAATTCCGTCCTCTAGCACAGGCAGAAACGAATGCATTTCTTGAATTAAAGGAAAGAAAAGATGTTTTGTGGACTTATTTATCACCGCCCTTAGATTTTAAACCAGAAGGTAAACGTACCGGAAAATATAAACTTGCAGGTAAAGATCTCCCATTCAACTCGAATGGAGAGAGCACAATAAGCTATGCCGATTACGCCATCGCTATGATTGATGAAGTAGAAAATGGAAAATTCATTCAAGATAATTTTTCGGTTGTAAGTTTATAA